One Camelina sativa cultivar DH55 chromosome 3, Cs, whole genome shotgun sequence genomic window carries:
- the LOC104776699 gene encoding zinc finger protein CONSTANS-LIKE 16 has product MKSLANAVGAKTARACDSCVKRRARWYCAADDAFLCQSCDSLVHSANPLARRHERVRLKTASPAAVKHSNHSSSASPPHEAATWHHGFTRKARTPRGSGKKNNLSIFHDLVPEISVEDQTDSYELEEQLICQVPVLDPLVAEQFLNDVVAPKIEFPMISVMIDEEEDNAESCLNGFFPTDMELEEFAADVETLLGRGLDTESYAMEDLGFSNTEMFKVEKDEIEEEEVEEKKAINMEIFDDDDRKDVDGTVPFELSFDYESSHKTSEEEVMKNVESSGECVVKVKEEEEKNVLMLRLNYDSVISTWGGQGPPWTSGEPPELDIDISSWPPVSMGEFGGDQSHQKQYVGGCLPSSGFGDGGREARVSRYREKRRTRLFSKKIRYEVRKLNAEKRPRMKGRFVKRAALTAAAANSPLGINY; this is encoded by the exons ATGAAAAGTTTGGCGAATGCTGTTGGAGCGAAGACGGCGAGGGCTTGCGATAGCTGCGTGAAGAGACGGGCACGGTGGTACTGCGCGGCCGACGATGCTTTTCTTTGTCAATCTTGCGACAGTTTGGTCCACTCAGCAAACCCTCTCGCTCGCCGGCACGAGAGGGTCCGTTTGAAGACGGCCAGCCCGGCGGCCGTAAAGCATAGCAACCACTCGTCATCAGCTTCTCCTCCACACGAAGCCGCCACTTGGCATCACGGGTTCACTCGTAAAGCTCGGACGCCACGTGGCTCAGGTAAGAAGAACAATTTGTCGATTTTTCATGACTTGGTTCCGGAGATTAGTGTTGAGGATCAGACCGACAGCTATGAGCTAGAAGAGCAGCTGATCTGTCAAGTGCCTGTTCTCGATCCGTTGGTGGCTGAACAATTCTTGAACGACGTCGTCGCGCCGAAGATCGAGTTTCCTATGATAAGTGTGATGATCGATGAGGAGGAAGACAACGCTGAGAGTTGTCTTAATGGTTTTTTCCCGACCGACATGGAGCTTGAGGAGTTCGCTGCTGACGTGGAGACTCTGCTCGGTCGCGGGTTAGACACTGAGTCTTACGCCATGGAGGACCTAGGGTTTTCTAATACAGAGATGTTCAAAGTCGAAAAAGacgagattgaagaagaagaagtagaagaaaagaaagccATAAACATGGAAATattcgatgatgatgatcggaAAGACGTGGATGGAACGGTACCGTTTGAGCTAAGTTTTGATTACGAGTCGTCACACAAGACATCCGAAGAAGAGGTAATGAAGAATGTTGAAAGTAGTGGTGAATGCGTTGTTAAggtgaaggaggaagaagagaagaatgttCTGATGCTGAGACTAAACTACGACTCGGTTATATCTACTTGGGGAGGCCAAGGTCCACCGTGGACTTCGGGAGAGCCACCGGAACTAGACATAGACATTAGCAGTTGGCCACCTGTTTCCATG GGAGAATTTGGGGGAGATCAAAGTCATCAGAAGCAGTACGTTGGTGGATGTTTACCATCAAGTGGGTTTGGAGATGGAGGTAGAGAAGCTAGGGTTTCGAGGTacagagagaagaggaggacaAGGTTGTTTTCTAAGAAGATAAGGTACGAGGTACGTAAACTGAATGCGGAGAAAAGACCACGCATGAAAGGAAGATTCGTTAAGAGAGCCGCGCtcactgctgctgctgcaaatTCACCATTAGGTATTAACTACTGA